A stretch of the Capsicum annuum cultivar UCD-10X-F1 chromosome 10, UCD10Xv1.1, whole genome shotgun sequence genome encodes the following:
- the LOC107843553 gene encoding 40S ribosomal protein S23, which translates to MGKTRGMGAGRKLKSHRRRQRWADKSYKKSHLGNEWKKPFAGSSHAKGIVLEKIGIEAKQPNSAIRKCARVQLIKNGKKIAAFVPNDGCLNYIEENDEVLIAGFGRKGHAVGDIPGVRFKVVKVSGVSLLALFKEKKEKPRS; encoded by the exons ATGGG GAAGACACGTGGTATGGGAGCTGGACGCAAGCTGAAGTCCCACCGTAGAAGACAGAGGTGGGCTGACAAGTCCTACAAAAAGTCCCATCTTGGAAATGAATGGAAGAAGCCATTTGCTGGATCATCCCATGCCAAAGGCATTGTGCTTGAGAAGAT AGGTATTGAAGCTAAGCAGCCCAACTCTGCTATTCGTAAATGTGCTAGGGTTCAATTGATCAAAAATGGGAAGAAGATTGCTGCATTCGTTCCCAACGATGGTTGTTTGAACTACATTGAAGAAAACGATGAGGTGTTGATTGCTGGATTTGGTCGAAAGGGTCATGCTGTAGGAGATATTCCTGGTGTTAGGTTCAAAGTTGTCAAGGTTTCTGGGGTATCTCTCTTGGCTCTATtcaaggagaagaaggagaaaccAAGATCTTAA